The genomic window CAATCGCAACAGGCGGGAGGTTCTCTATATCCGGGAACACCGACTCCTGAAGCGGGATTTGCTTGACTTTGGTGATACGGAACTTCAGTTCTGCGACCGGACGTCCAATGCGTTTCTGTTCGACTTCGACGTGAAAGTCTGTGAGGTCGTTGATCTCTTTGACAGCAGGTTTGATGACATTTCGGTTGAGTTCCTTAAACACCGGATATTCATCTTTTTCGAGTCCCATCAACCCCTTGAAGACTTCAAGAGGGATGAAAGGTGTTTCGCCTTGGTCCCGGTCGGTATCAAAGTAGTCGAAACAGACTTCCCATAAAACGAGGGCATATCGACTCTTAAACCTATTTTGTAGACGCAGGTTCAATTTGGCGTAAACGCGTGGGTTGTGGAGTTTCAGCCGTAATGTATGTGGAAACTGGTAAAAACAGATACCGTCCCGGATACGCACCTCTGCTAACAGACTCGCTACGCCCCACTCTTCCTCCTTGTCTTTGTCGAGAACGTTCCACTCCACCTTGCAATCAACAATGGACTTTAACACCTCTTTTAGGTACTCCCGATTTCCATCACCGAATCCGAGTTTCGCCGCTAATTCAACGATACTTACACTATGGATATCTTTATCTGGGAGTTCATTGTAAGCATTTGCGAGTAGCACATTCCACGCACGCC from Candidatus Poribacteria bacterium includes these protein-coding regions:
- a CDS encoding replication initiation protein; protein product: MNLAKINEVIKASPAIQIQSRISLLQRRAWNVLLANAYNELPDKDIHSVSIVELAAKLGFGDGNREYLKEVLKSIVDCKVEWNVLDKDKEEEWGVASLLAEVRIRDGICFYQFPHTLRLKLHNPRVYAKLNLRLQNRFKSRYALVLWEVCFDYFDTDRDQGETPFIPLEVFKGLMGLEKDEYPVFKELNRNVIKPAVKEINDLTDFHVEVEQKRIGRPVAELKFRITKVKQIPLQESVFPDIENLPPVAI